The following coding sequences are from one Verrucomicrobiia bacterium window:
- a CDS encoding cytochrome c: protein MTHLRYILIALSLLCGIISASAAEEQAKPKSKPSFEVPDFSLFSQGKYVYEKHCVVCHGEKGDGKGTMGITLDIRPRDFRSGLFKYKSTANDLLPTTDDLYRTVSSGITGTAMPIFSHLPERDRRAVVEYVKFFSPRWNNPKNHGTPLPRAITPDWMDDGDKLKAHRTKGAELFTLTCAPCHGPKGEGNGPNAAQLKDHWDFPIKPGNLRAEQLRQGQEMPDWYRVVTQGITGTPMPTFAETLTEEQRWQIVAYLQQLRSEPVSK, encoded by the coding sequence TTGACGCATCTAAGATACATTTTAATCGCCCTAAGCCTGCTCTGCGGCATCATCTCTGCCTCCGCAGCTGAAGAACAGGCAAAGCCCAAGAGCAAGCCTTCCTTCGAAGTCCCCGATTTCAGCCTCTTCTCCCAAGGAAAATACGTTTACGAGAAACACTGCGTCGTCTGCCATGGCGAGAAAGGCGATGGCAAAGGCACCATGGGCATCACCCTCGACATCCGTCCGCGCGATTTCCGTTCCGGCCTCTTCAAATACAAATCCACGGCCAACGATCTACTCCCCACTACCGATGACCTCTATCGCACCGTGAGCAGCGGCATCACCGGCACCGCCATGCCTATCTTCTCGCACCTGCCGGAGAGAGATCGTCGCGCTGTGGTGGAATACGTGAAATTCTTCTCCCCGCGTTGGAACAATCCCAAGAACCACGGCACACCTTTGCCCAGAGCCATCACCCCCGATTGGATGGATGACGGCGACAAACTAAAAGCTCACCGCACCAAAGGCGCCGAACTCTTCACCCTCACCTGCGCCCCTTGTCACGGACCGAAAGGTGAAGGCAACGGACCCAACGCCGCGCAGTTGAAAGACCACTGGGATTTCCCCATCAAACCCGGCAACCTCCGCGCCGAACAACTTCGCCAAGGCCAGGAAATGCCCGACTGGTATCGCGTCGTGACCCAAGGCATCACCGGCACACCCATGCCCACCTTCGCCGAAACCCTCACCGAAGAACAACGCTGGCAGATCGTGGCTTACTTGCAGCAACTGCGTTCAGAGCCAGTTTCCAAATGA
- a CDS encoding trypsin-like peptidase domain-containing protein has translation MKRSKTFYSLFLAFGLGTANWAGGASLKVELAADDVRMDATVKAVQKAMPSVVNIATETLEETRTLEDAAFELFYGYRKRTTERRYSVGSGIIIDDGGYILTNEHVIQRANRIWVKLSEEAGGGEYEAIRISSASRSDVAVLRIQPKGTEKFKAIEFAPDDDLLLGETVVALGNPFGLGGSVSRGILSSKSRRPPMEGQKLDVLDWLQTDAAINPGNSGGPLINMKGELIGLNVAVYGQGQGIGFAIPIKRVGEAMAEQMTPEILRSLWFGARVKSGTIPLVVGTVQPQSPAHKAGLREGDVILRINGKTVRSLIEFTRELLFSTAAKPAHLQVRQGEETRDVTVNLVPENTYFNTELIRQRTGLTLRELTPDEAKGFNLPFGGFVVADVEKGGDLAKMLHNKITIVQGVNGVAFNNTVKLARLLNEKAPGEKVGLNCGFIVRTGESGRGTLEITLK, from the coding sequence ATGAAACGGTCGAAAACATTTTATAGCCTTTTTTTGGCTTTTGGACTGGGAACGGCAAACTGGGCTGGTGGAGCGTCCCTCAAAGTGGAGTTGGCCGCTGATGATGTCCGGATGGATGCCACCGTCAAAGCCGTGCAGAAAGCAATGCCTAGCGTGGTAAACATCGCTACCGAGACCTTGGAAGAGACCCGCACGCTGGAAGATGCGGCCTTCGAACTCTTCTACGGGTATCGTAAGCGTACCACCGAGCGTCGCTACAGCGTCGGTTCAGGCATCATCATTGATGATGGCGGCTATATTCTTACCAATGAGCATGTGATCCAGCGAGCGAACCGCATTTGGGTAAAGCTGTCGGAAGAAGCAGGCGGGGGTGAGTATGAGGCCATCCGGATTTCCAGTGCCAGCCGGAGTGACGTAGCGGTATTGCGCATCCAGCCAAAGGGCACGGAAAAATTCAAGGCGATCGAGTTCGCGCCAGACGACGACCTTTTACTGGGCGAAACCGTGGTCGCTCTCGGCAATCCATTTGGGTTGGGCGGCTCCGTCAGCCGGGGAATCCTCAGCTCAAAGAGCCGTCGTCCTCCTATGGAGGGCCAAAAATTGGATGTGCTGGACTGGCTTCAGACCGATGCGGCCATCAATCCGGGCAATAGCGGCGGCCCGCTGATCAACATGAAAGGCGAGCTGATCGGCCTGAATGTCGCCGTTTATGGTCAAGGCCAGGGCATCGGTTTTGCCATTCCCATCAAACGGGTGGGCGAAGCCATGGCGGAACAGATGACTCCGGAAATATTACGCTCCTTATGGTTTGGGGCGCGCGTGAAGTCCGGCACCATTCCTCTCGTGGTAGGAACAGTGCAGCCGCAAAGTCCGGCCCACAAGGCCGGTCTGCGTGAGGGGGATGTGATTCTCCGCATCAACGGCAAGACGGTCCGCAGCTTGATCGAGTTCACGCGGGAATTGCTGTTTTCCACGGCGGCAAAACCGGCCCATCTGCAAGTCCGGCAGGGAGAGGAGACGAGGGATGTGACCGTAAACCTGGTGCCTGAAAACACCTACTTCAATACGGAACTCATCCGGCAACGCACGGGCCTGACATTGCGGGAACTGACGCCTGATGAAGCCAAAGGGTTTAACCTGCCCTTCGGTGGGTTTGTGGTGGCTGATGTGGAAAAGGGCGGGGATCTGGCCAAAATGCTGCACAACAAAATCACCATCGTTCAAGGGGTCAACGGTGTGGCGTTCAACAATACGGTCAAACTGGCCCGTTTATTGAACGAAAAAGCACCGGGTGAAAAAGTGGGTCTGAACTGCGGCTTTATAGTACGCACGGGCGAGTCTGGCCGGGGCACGTTAGAAATAACCTTGAAGTAG
- a CDS encoding amidohydrolase family protein, which produces MKIWDAHCHLSTPGRTVDERMARLMEIADRVGVERVVLSMGLPPLITNPTPEQLRKKNDETMEALLHWNHRAFGLCYVSGEHVEESLKEIERCVEKGPLIGIKLWVAKRCNTPEVEVLVKRTHELKGLIVQHAWQKTSGNPPGESTPLDVAELATRLPEVPLVCYHAGGNWEAGIRALRPHKNVYVEIAGSNPTAGFVEMAVREVGAERIIYGSDAAGRSFSSQVGKLMGAQIPEVAKELIGMGNLRRIITPILKAKGITP; this is translated from the coding sequence ATGAAGATTTGGGACGCACATTGTCATCTTTCCACGCCAGGACGCACAGTTGATGAGCGGATGGCGCGGCTGATGGAGATCGCGGATCGTGTGGGCGTGGAGCGAGTGGTGCTTTCCATGGGGTTACCGCCTCTGATCACGAATCCTACGCCCGAGCAGCTTCGTAAAAAGAACGATGAGACGATGGAGGCGCTCTTGCATTGGAATCATCGGGCGTTCGGGTTGTGCTACGTGAGCGGGGAGCATGTGGAGGAGAGCCTCAAGGAGATCGAACGCTGCGTCGAGAAAGGGCCGCTGATCGGCATCAAGCTGTGGGTGGCTAAGCGGTGCAATACTCCCGAGGTCGAAGTGTTGGTGAAGCGGACGCATGAGTTGAAGGGACTGATCGTTCAACATGCGTGGCAGAAAACGAGTGGGAATCCGCCGGGTGAATCGACACCTTTGGATGTGGCGGAACTGGCCACGCGACTGCCGGAGGTGCCGCTGGTCTGTTATCACGCGGGAGGAAATTGGGAGGCGGGCATACGCGCATTACGACCGCATAAAAATGTTTATGTGGAGATCGCGGGATCGAATCCCACGGCGGGTTTCGTGGAGATGGCGGTACGTGAGGTGGGGGCGGAGCGCATCATCTATGGAAGTGATGCGGCGGGAAGAAGTTTCTCATCGCAAGTCGGCAAGCTGATGGGCGCGCAGATACCGGAGGTAGCAAAGGAGTTGATCGGCATGGGGAATTTGCGACGTATTATCACGCCGATTCTCAAGGCGAAAGGCATAACACCGTGA
- a CDS encoding ATP-binding cassette domain-containing protein — MSDEWMIEVNNLTKRYAGHTAIDGLSFNVRKGEIAGFLGPNGAGKSTTMRILSCFMAATSGSAKVAGHDIFTQADEVRRRIGYMPENNPLHTDMRVREYLKFRARLKGLSRAKSRERVDVVTEQCSLQDVASKVIGTLSKGYRQRVGLADSLVHEPDLIILDEPTIGLDPHQIRSVRQLIKSLAGKHTILISTHILPEVEMICNRVVIIRGGRIVASDTPENLRKLVGQDTQVIAEIAAPETELKQCWEQIAEVEYFDISPSEGEFLRCSLTGRAGVDLRQIVSDTVHGKGWKLRELTRNRHSLEDIFVRITRTDKEEEGF; from the coding sequence ATGAGCGACGAGTGGATGATTGAAGTGAACAACCTGACGAAGCGGTATGCCGGGCATACCGCGATCGATGGGCTCAGCTTCAATGTCCGCAAAGGAGAAATCGCAGGCTTCTTGGGACCGAATGGTGCGGGCAAGAGCACCACCATGCGTATCCTCTCCTGTTTCATGGCGGCCACGTCCGGTTCCGCCAAGGTGGCCGGGCACGATATTTTCACCCAGGCGGATGAGGTCCGCCGCCGGATCGGCTACATGCCAGAGAACAATCCGTTGCACACCGACATGCGGGTCCGCGAGTACCTGAAATTCCGGGCACGCTTAAAAGGGCTGTCCCGTGCCAAAAGCCGGGAACGCGTGGATGTGGTGACAGAACAGTGCTCCCTGCAAGACGTCGCTTCCAAGGTCATCGGAACTTTATCCAAGGGCTACCGGCAGCGTGTCGGTCTGGCGGACTCCCTGGTGCATGAACCGGACCTGATCATTTTGGACGAGCCGACCATCGGTTTGGACCCGCATCAGATCCGCTCCGTGCGCCAGCTCATCAAGAGTTTGGCGGGCAAGCACACGATCTTGATCTCGACTCATATCCTGCCGGAAGTGGAGATGATCTGCAACCGGGTGGTCATCATCCGCGGCGGTAGAATTGTCGCATCGGACACACCGGAGAATCTGCGGAAGCTCGTCGGGCAGGACACGCAAGTGATAGCGGAGATCGCGGCACCGGAAACAGAACTGAAGCAATGCTGGGAACAGATCGCCGAGGTGGAATATTTCGACATCTCTCCTTCAGAGGGCGAATTCCTGCGCTGCTCGCTGACCGGGCGCGCAGGCGTGGACTTGCGGCAGATCGTCTCCGATACGGTTCACGGCAAGGGCTGGAAACTCCGTGAACTGACACGTAACCGCCATTCGCTGGAAGACATCTTCGTGCGCATCACGCGGACGGACAAGGAAGAGGAGGGCTTTTAG
- a CDS encoding ABC transporter permease subunit has product MQTFVTLVRRELGAFFVSLTGYAVMAGVLFLLGLSMTLMLNSLDATPVAVPVIELFYETAFFWLILLLAAPVITMRSFALERASGTYETLMTTPVSDLEVVLAKFTGNLIFFLIIWLPFLAYPFILRRYTAEPDAVATGPLSTTFLGIFLLGCLYMSMGIFASSITRNQILAAMNAFAMGLCLFFLSFVSNMVPLGDGWLSKIAAHLSMFEHMRDFVQGVIDTRHITFYLSLTALFLYLTLKVVESRRWK; this is encoded by the coding sequence GTGCAAACGTTTGTGACCCTCGTGCGCCGTGAACTGGGTGCCTTCTTCGTCTCCTTGACGGGCTATGCCGTGATGGCGGGTGTGCTCTTCCTGCTGGGTTTGAGCATGACCCTCATGCTCAACTCGCTGGATGCCACCCCCGTGGCGGTGCCGGTCATCGAGCTGTTTTACGAGACGGCATTTTTCTGGCTGATCCTGCTGCTGGCTGCACCGGTCATCACGATGCGGAGTTTTGCGCTGGAACGGGCCAGCGGCACATATGAGACATTGATGACCACACCAGTGAGCGATCTGGAAGTGGTGCTTGCGAAGTTCACTGGCAATCTCATCTTCTTCCTCATCATCTGGCTGCCGTTCCTGGCGTATCCTTTCATATTGCGGCGATACACAGCGGAACCGGATGCGGTGGCGACCGGGCCTTTGTCCACCACGTTCCTCGGCATCTTCCTGTTGGGCTGCCTGTATATGTCCATGGGCATCTTTGCCTCATCCATCACGCGCAATCAGATTTTGGCGGCGATGAATGCCTTTGCCATGGGCCTGTGCCTGTTCTTTCTCAGCTTCGTTTCGAACATGGTGCCCTTGGGTGACGGCTGGTTGTCCAAGATCGCGGCACATCTCTCCATGTTCGAGCACATGCGGGACTTTGTGCAGGGCGTGATCGATACGAGACACATCACGTTTTACCTGAGCCTGACGGCATTGTTCCTCTATCTCACGCTCAAGGTAGTAGAAAGCAGGCGGTGGAAATGA
- a CDS encoding DUF2851 family protein codes for MQAIWEQQRLKRGELKTIDGQPVRILHPGWLNRAAGPDFQEAVIQFSGQEPQMGDIEVDVESNGWHAHKHDTNPNYQNVILHVVWEKSQTSSPLPTLALSEFLDSPMADLQHWLANDSRETLPQSLQGQCSAPLKLLDEAVWRDLLGQASLIRLQAKAAHIEARARQVGWEQSLIEMLFRALGYKQNVWPMQRIGEMTPHIMEAMNGERCASSLQAILLGVSSLLPEEVRDPRHSVDAYVRHLWEIWWHRRHSLHEHILPRQVWRFNGIRPANHPQRRLALAAHWLAKKDLAIRLEEWLSQKVRKTHLVPSLLEIMQEDKDEFWSRRWTLKAARMTQEQPLLGETRLTDIAINVVLPWLWLRAAKGENSQLLEEVETRYLTWPRAEDNSVLRQARRRLLGHSTPSILTTAAEQQGLIQIVRDFCDHADSTCANCPFPALINGVTAAK; via the coding sequence ATGCAGGCCATTTGGGAACAACAACGGCTCAAACGCGGTGAACTGAAGACTATAGACGGTCAGCCCGTGCGAATCCTTCACCCCGGCTGGCTCAACCGCGCTGCCGGCCCAGACTTTCAGGAAGCCGTCATACAGTTCTCCGGTCAAGAACCGCAAATGGGCGATATCGAGGTGGATGTCGAATCCAACGGCTGGCACGCCCACAAGCACGATACCAATCCGAACTACCAGAACGTGATTCTGCACGTGGTTTGGGAGAAGAGCCAAACCAGTTCGCCCCTGCCGACCTTGGCGCTTAGCGAATTCTTGGATTCACCCATGGCCGATCTGCAGCATTGGCTGGCGAATGATTCTCGCGAAACCTTGCCTCAATCCCTCCAAGGCCAGTGTTCTGCACCGTTAAAGTTGCTCGATGAAGCCGTCTGGCGCGATCTTTTAGGCCAAGCTTCCCTGATTCGTCTGCAGGCCAAAGCCGCTCATATCGAGGCCCGCGCGCGGCAAGTCGGCTGGGAGCAATCGCTCATTGAGATGCTTTTCCGCGCTCTCGGCTACAAGCAAAACGTCTGGCCCATGCAACGCATCGGTGAGATGACGCCGCACATCATGGAAGCCATGAATGGCGAGCGTTGCGCTTCCTCACTGCAAGCCATCTTGCTCGGCGTCTCCAGTCTCTTGCCGGAGGAAGTGCGTGACCCGCGTCATTCCGTGGACGCCTATGTCCGCCACCTCTGGGAGATCTGGTGGCATCGCCGCCATTCATTGCACGAACACATCTTGCCGCGACAGGTCTGGCGCTTTAACGGCATCCGCCCCGCCAACCATCCCCAACGTCGTCTCGCCTTGGCCGCTCATTGGCTGGCGAAGAAAGACTTGGCCATCCGTCTGGAAGAATGGCTTAGCCAAAAAGTCCGCAAGACCCATCTCGTTCCCTCCCTGCTCGAGATCATGCAGGAGGATAAAGACGAGTTCTGGTCCCGACGCTGGACGCTCAAAGCCGCTCGCATGACCCAGGAGCAACCGCTACTCGGCGAAACGCGGCTGACTGACATCGCCATCAACGTAGTACTGCCCTGGCTCTGGCTCCGCGCGGCGAAAGGCGAGAACAGCCAGTTGCTCGAAGAAGTGGAGACTCGCTATCTCACTTGGCCGCGCGCGGAAGATAACTCCGTGCTGCGTCAGGCACGTCGCCGACTTCTCGGTCACTCTACTCCGAGCATTCTGACCACGGCTGCTGAGCAACAAGGCTTGATTCAGATCGTGCGCGACTTCTGCGACCATGCGGACTCCACCTGTGCGAACTGTCCTTTCCCGGCACTGATCAACGGTGTGACTGCGGCCAAATAA
- the dusB gene encoding tRNA dihydrouridine synthase DusB codes for MFALGTLSLKSNLFLSPLAGYTNLPFRLTVREVGGIDMATTDLVNARSLLEKNPKAFKLIETCPEDKPLAVQLFGSVPEEMRDAAVYLESIGVASVDINMGCPVKKVCRVGGGSAMMTELDKTSALVKGMVDAVKIPITAKMRLGWDDENITAPDLVRALEDVGVAGIFIHGRTREQGFSGTVNLAGIRKVVQAAKRIPVIGNGDVTTPQAAKMMFDETGCAGVSVGRGAFYNPWIFAHTRHYVDTGVLLPEPTFEERVTVMSRHLDRMIEVFGEEHGCRMFRKVAPWYSKRFGPVHVFNKRVVLLSSRAQYYEIIEEYRNWRMQFLEDNGELKAQYQPPPMVASFMQESEPGVAQRQAIPVPKGPVEVW; via the coding sequence ATGTTTGCGCTCGGCACATTGTCGTTGAAGTCGAATCTCTTTCTGTCGCCGTTGGCGGGTTATACGAACCTGCCGTTCCGGCTGACGGTGAGGGAGGTCGGTGGCATTGATATGGCCACGACGGATCTCGTGAACGCGCGGTCGTTGCTGGAGAAGAATCCCAAGGCATTCAAGCTGATCGAGACTTGTCCTGAAGACAAGCCGCTGGCGGTGCAGCTCTTCGGCAGTGTGCCGGAAGAGATGCGGGATGCGGCGGTGTATCTGGAATCTATCGGCGTGGCGTCGGTGGATATCAACATGGGTTGTCCGGTGAAGAAGGTGTGTCGCGTGGGCGGTGGCTCGGCGATGATGACGGAGCTGGATAAGACATCCGCGCTGGTGAAGGGCATGGTGGATGCGGTGAAGATCCCGATCACGGCGAAGATGCGTCTCGGGTGGGATGATGAGAATATCACGGCGCCGGATCTGGTGAGGGCGTTGGAAGATGTGGGTGTGGCGGGAATCTTCATTCATGGTCGCACACGAGAGCAGGGTTTCAGTGGCACGGTGAATCTCGCGGGCATTCGCAAGGTGGTGCAGGCGGCGAAGCGCATCCCGGTGATCGGTAATGGTGATGTGACGACTCCGCAGGCAGCGAAGATGATGTTTGATGAGACGGGTTGCGCGGGGGTGAGTGTGGGGCGTGGGGCGTTCTATAATCCGTGGATCTTTGCGCACACGCGGCATTACGTGGATACAGGTGTGTTGTTGCCGGAGCCGACTTTCGAGGAGCGGGTGACGGTGATGTCACGGCATTTGGATCGCATGATCGAGGTGTTCGGTGAAGAGCATGGCTGTCGGATGTTCCGCAAAGTCGCGCCGTGGTATAGCAAGCGGTTCGGGCCGGTGCATGTCTTCAACAAGCGCGTGGTGTTGCTGTCTTCACGGGCGCAGTATTACGAGATCATCGAGGAGTATCGTAACTGGCGGATGCAGTTCCTGGAGGATAACGGGGAATTGAAGGCGCAGTATCAGCCGCCGCCGATGGTGGCGTCTTTCATGCAGGAGAGCGAACCGGGTGTGGCGCAGCGACAGGCGATCCCGGTGCCTAAGGGGCCAGTGGAGGTGTGGTGA
- a CDS encoding histidine triad nucleotide-binding protein → MSKTLFEKIAAREIPANIVYEDDKVVAFRDISPQAPTHILIVPRKPIQRIGQAQAEDQQLLGHLLLKAAEVAKQAGLSENGYRLVINNGRDGGESVPHLHCHILGGRQLAWPPG, encoded by the coding sequence ATGAGCAAGACGCTTTTCGAGAAGATTGCCGCGCGCGAGATTCCGGCGAACATTGTTTACGAGGACGACAAAGTGGTGGCCTTCCGTGATATCAGCCCCCAAGCCCCCACGCACATCCTCATCGTCCCCCGCAAACCCATCCAGCGTATCGGCCAGGCGCAGGCGGAAGATCAGCAACTGCTCGGCCACTTGCTCCTGAAAGCCGCTGAAGTCGCGAAGCAAGCCGGGCTCTCAGAGAACGGCTACCGCCTCGTCATCAACAACGGCCGGGACGGCGGCGAAAGCGTCCCGCACCTCCACTGCCACATTTTGGGCGGACGGCAATTGGCTTGGCCACCGGGTTGA
- a CDS encoding amidohydrolase family protein, with protein MSGPIIDTNVFLGRWPFRRLPLDEAPLLAKALRERGVEQAWAGSFDALLHHDVDGVNGRLAALCQRTDEKLFLPIGTVNPALPDWEEDLRRCQEKYRMLGIRVFPNYHQYAVNAPSFVKFLKLATERGMFVQLAVSMEDERTQHPLVQVPHVDLAPLVDVLKATPGVRLQLLNAFRSLRPDLLLKLVSAAHVSVEIATLEGVAGIEELLKQVPVERLMFGSLAPLFYFEAAALKLKESKLSEAQATAICRGNAVQFLKR; from the coding sequence GTGAGCGGGCCGATCATTGATACGAATGTGTTTCTCGGCCGCTGGCCATTTCGCCGTTTGCCTTTGGACGAAGCTCCATTGCTGGCGAAGGCATTGCGTGAGCGTGGAGTGGAGCAGGCTTGGGCGGGAAGCTTCGATGCCTTGCTACATCATGATGTGGATGGGGTGAATGGGCGATTAGCCGCCTTGTGTCAGCGCACGGATGAGAAATTGTTTCTGCCCATCGGCACGGTGAATCCGGCGTTGCCGGATTGGGAGGAGGACTTGCGGCGGTGTCAGGAGAAGTATCGCATGTTAGGTATTCGAGTGTTCCCGAACTATCATCAGTATGCGGTGAATGCGCCGAGCTTTGTGAAGTTTTTGAAGCTGGCGACGGAGCGTGGCATGTTCGTGCAACTGGCCGTCAGCATGGAGGATGAGCGCACGCAGCATCCGTTGGTGCAAGTACCGCATGTGGATCTCGCGCCGCTCGTGGACGTGCTGAAAGCGACTCCCGGAGTGCGCTTGCAGTTGCTCAATGCGTTTCGATCATTGCGCCCGGATTTGCTGCTCAAGCTGGTAAGTGCAGCGCATGTCTCGGTGGAGATCGCCACGCTGGAAGGTGTCGCCGGGATTGAGGAATTGTTAAAGCAGGTGCCGGTGGAGCGGCTGATGTTTGGCTCACTAGCTCCGTTGTTTTATTTCGAAGCGGCGGCGTTGAAGCTGAAGGAATCGAAGTTGAGCGAGGCGCAAGCCACGGCGATCTGCCGAGGCAATGCAGTTCAGTTCCTAAAGCGTTGA
- a CDS encoding serine hydrolase domain-containing protein — protein MKTPSRRQFIQGVALTGVALGTQSVFTTHAAEAKSHPLKSFDDEVESFMKDRGIPGGSLAIVKDRKLIYARGYGVADREKNTPVTADSLFRIASISKPITAVGILKLVEQGKLKLDDKVLDILRLPEKPLDARWEQITIRQLLHHTGGWDRDVAFDPMFRSGTIATTLSVEAPAKPEHIIRYMMTRKLDFDPGQRYAYSNFGYCLLGRVIEKLTKQGYEDYTKQTVLKPLGITHMQIGGTLPDLRAKSEVKYYMPDNGTADSVFPAIKLRVPWPYGGFYLEAMDAHGAWIASAVDLVRFASAFDALEKCPVLEAKSIREMFSTPAAPVSRTEEGKLKDTYYALGWQVRPVGREGKMNTWHSGSLPGTSTLLVRRWDGLDWAVLFNQRSRDPKLSDGAIDGALHKAASKVTDWPKEDLFPKFS, from the coding sequence GTGAAAACCCCGTCCCGTCGCCAGTTCATCCAAGGCGTCGCCCTGACCGGCGTAGCTCTCGGCACTCAATCCGTCTTCACCACCCACGCTGCCGAAGCCAAATCACACCCACTGAAATCATTCGATGACGAGGTCGAATCCTTCATGAAAGACCGCGGCATTCCCGGCGGCTCACTCGCCATCGTGAAAGACCGCAAGCTCATCTACGCGCGTGGCTACGGCGTGGCCGATCGCGAGAAGAACACCCCCGTAACAGCCGATTCCCTTTTCCGCATCGCCAGCATCTCCAAGCCCATCACCGCCGTCGGCATTTTGAAACTCGTCGAGCAAGGCAAACTGAAACTCGATGACAAGGTGTTGGACATATTGCGCCTCCCCGAAAAACCGCTCGATGCGCGTTGGGAGCAGATCACCATTCGTCAACTCCTCCATCACACGGGCGGCTGGGATCGCGATGTGGCCTTCGATCCCATGTTCCGCTCCGGCACCATTGCCACCACACTAAGCGTCGAAGCCCCTGCGAAACCCGAGCACATCATCCGCTACATGATGACGCGCAAGCTCGATTTCGATCCCGGCCAGCGCTACGCCTATTCAAACTTCGGCTACTGCCTCCTTGGCCGCGTCATCGAGAAGCTCACCAAACAAGGCTACGAAGATTACACGAAACAGACCGTGCTAAAACCGCTCGGCATCACCCACATGCAGATCGGCGGCACCTTGCCCGATCTCCGCGCCAAGAGTGAGGTGAAATATTACATGCCCGATAACGGCACCGCCGATTCCGTCTTCCCCGCCATCAAACTCCGCGTGCCCTGGCCCTACGGCGGCTTCTATCTCGAAGCCATGGATGCCCACGGCGCATGGATCGCTTCCGCCGTGGACCTCGTCCGCTTCGCCTCCGCTTTCGATGCCTTGGAGAAATGCCCCGTGCTCGAAGCCAAGTCCATTCGTGAAATGTTCTCCACACCCGCCGCTCCTGTTTCCCGCACTGAGGAAGGTAAACTGAAAGACACTTACTACGCGCTTGGCTGGCAAGTTCGCCCCGTCGGTCGCGAAGGCAAGATGAACACCTGGCACAGCGGCAGCCTCCCCGGCACCAGCACCTTGCTCGTGCGCCGCTGGGATGGACTCGACTGGGCCGTCCTCTTCAACCAACGCTCCCGTGATCCCAAGCTCTCCGATGGCGCGATCGACGGCGCCCTCCACAAAGCCGCCAGCAAAGTCACCGACTGGCCCAAGGAAGACCTGTTCCCGAAGTTCAGTTGA